From the genome of Adhaeribacter pallidiroseus:
TATTGGATGCTCCGGCACCCCGTACCAGCGGATTCCCTTCTCTTCGGAAGAACGTAGGTTCCATGGAAAATAAAGGAATTGAATTAACCTTGAATACCGTTAACGTGAATTCCGGCGATTTCTCCTGGAATACTACTTTCAACATTTCTTTAAACCGGAATAAGGTACTTACCCTGGCAACTCCGGCTGATATATTTGGCGTAGGTGGACCTAACTTCACCAATCAAACCAGCATTATCCGGATTGGCGAACCCGTAGGTTCTTTCTGGGGACTGAATCGTTTGGGAGTTTGGAGCGAAGCCGAAAAAGACGAAGCTGCTAAATTCCGTAGCTACCGCAATGGTTTAACTATTTTACCGGGCGATATTAAATACCAGGATGTAAATGGTGACTATGCGATCACGGATGCGGACCGGATGATTATTGGTAATGGTACGCCAAAAGCCTGGGGAGCTTTTATTAACACTTTCCGGTACAAAAACTTTGATTTAACCGCTGAATTGCAATACAATTACGGTAATGATATTTTGGATTTAACCTTGCACCCCAGCGAAGACCGACAGGCTTTAGCCAATAGCTACAAGACTGTATTGGATGCCTGGACTCCGCAAAACCAGAACACTGACATTGCCGAAATCCGGGATACCCGGGCCGGTTACGTTACCAACGTAGACTCCCGCTGGGTAAAAGACGGTTCCTTTATCCGGGGACGTAATATTTTACTAGGCTATACTGTACCTGCAACTGTGGCTAGTAAAATTCGCTTAAACCGCTTGCGCGTGTATGGTTCCGTGCAGAACGCTTTCCTGATTACGGGTAAAGACATTATCGGCGACCCGGAAGCTACGCCCACTAATCAGGCTAACGAAAGCAGCGCTTTCTCACAAGGCATCATCTGGCACGGCTATCCCAAGCCCCGCACCTTTATGCTTGGTTTACAGGTTACATTGTAGTTCATTGATTTAAAAAGAGATTCACCATGAAGTTGAAAATATTTAAAAAAGTAAGCACCGCCTTGTTATTAGGTGCTATTTTACTCGGGCCTACCTCCTGTAAAGATTTTCTGGAAGAAGAACCACCTGCCAACTTAACCCCCGAAAACTTTTATGATATCCCGGACCATGCCGAAGCCGCTTTAGCCGCTGTTTATGCCGATTTACGTCTACCTTACGACGGAGCGGGTATTTTTTCGTCGAGTTGGCAAATGCTGGAAGCACCAACCGGTACTTCTACTACCGAGACCGCTCAGAACTCGGATTTAAACAACCTGTATTCCCTGGTATACGATGGCAATACCCAGCACATTATAAACTGGTGGAACGGTATGTACCGGATAATTGCCAATGCTAATTTGCTTTTGGCGAATGTACCAGCTATCACCCCCATGGACGAAGGTCAAAAAACCAGAGTATTAGGACAGGCTCGGTTCCTGCGTGCCTGGGCATATTTTAATGCCGTGCGCTTATGGGGTGATGTACCTTTAATTACTGAACCACAAACCATTGAGTCCAAAGATTTCTTTCCGACCCGTGCTCCTCAGCAGGAAGTTTACAATTTAATTATTGAGGATTTGAAAGCGGCGGAAGCAGCTGGCTTGCCCTGGATGGATGCGAGTGGCCGGGTTTCTACGGCGGCTGTAAAATCGCAATTAGCCCGGGTATACCTAACTATGGCCGGCTTTCCTTTAAATAAAGGGGCGGAATATTATAAATTAGCGGCGGATAAGGCATTTGAGGTAATTACTTACGCCAATGCTAATCCCACCATGATCAACCTGTTTCCTACCTACATGGATGTGCATAAAGAAAGTACCGAAAACAGGTTGGAGCACATTTTTATGATCCAGTATAATACTTTGATTACAGGAACACCTGGGGGCGGTAACCCTATGGAAAACATGTATCCAAACTTTAAACCGGTAACCTTTTCAGGTCCTGGCGGTACGGGGAGCACTATTCCTACCCGAGAATTTTATAATTCGTATGAGCCCAATGATTTACGGGCTAAGAACCAGGAAGGCTATTTTTACACCAGCTATTACACCAATGGTAACGGTGCTCCTTTCGATTTAGGTGCTCCTTACATCTTCAAGCACTTTAACACTACCTCCAGTGGTTTTAACGGTGTAGCTGGTACCCGTAATAACAACCTGAATGTGCCATTAATCCGTTACGCCGAAGTGCTTTTAATGTACGCCGAAGCACAGAACGAAGTAACTGGCAATCCTACTCCAGAAGCCTACGCCGCATTTAAAAAAATCCGGGACCGGGCGCAATTAACCACGCCGGATATAGGTACCTACACCCAAGCTAGTTTCCGGGAAGCAGTTTGGAAAGAACGCTGGCACGAATTAGCGTACGAACAAATTACCTGGTTTGATATGGTTCGACTGCGTAAGGTTTATAATGAGAGCACTGATAAATTCGATGAATTTGTTGGCCACTTGAATCAAGGCCGTTTTCCATTGCAGGAAAAACATCTCTTATTCCCCATTCCAATACCAGAAATTCAAAATAGCCCGAATCTGGTTCAGAACCTTGGGTATTAATTAAAACCAACACGACAACCTCGTAAATTGGGCAACAAAGAAGCTATTACTTTTAAAAAAGTAATAGCTTCTTCTTTTTTTAAATCTAGAACTTACCAACGCAAACTAATCTCCTCTTAATAAACACTTCTAGTATACCGGTTGCGTAAAAATTGTATTTGTTAATTTTAGTAATTAACTTGTTACAATTTTATAATAGAATTATAATAATTAGCTATTAATAAATTTCGTTCCCTTGGTTGCCTCTACCGCAAAACAAACCAGTAACCCTTTATCTTTAAAAGATTTAACTGATTTCGACCAAATTTATCGCCACTACTGGTCTGAGTTGTTTGATAGGGCATACAAACGAATTCAGTCTGTGGAAAAAGCCGAAGAAATCATCCAGGATCTTTTCGTGGAACTTTGGGAAAAAAGGGAGCAAATCGAAATTCGGGAATCCTTAGAAGCTTATCTGTTTGGCGCTTTAAAATTCCGAATCTTAAATTATCTGCGACACGAAAAAACCCTGGAATCGCACTTACGGATTATCCGGGAGCACGCCGTTAAAACTACTAATAACCTGGAAGAAGAAATTTATATAAATGATTTAGAAGCTGCTTACAAAAATCAAGTAGATAATTTGCCTGAAAAATGCCGGGCCGTTTTTGAATTAAGCCGGCAAGAACAACTTTCTTTTAAAGAAATTGCCCTTCGGTTAAATGTCTCGGTTAATACAGTAGAAAAACACGTTGGTAAAGCTTTACGAGTTTTGCGGCTCCATTTAAAAGACTTTACTTTTTCCCTGCTGCTATTTTGGTTAAGCTAAAATTCAAACGCCAGATAACAGCGCCACTACTGCCCGCTTCTGATTACAAATAAACTTCTTATCTACCACAAAAGCCTTATTGCGTCTAAACAACGTAGTAAGGTTTTTTTAAAAAAATTAAAATTTTTATTCATTGCAATGGCGGTAAGTAGTTGCCAAGCGTGTCCTGTAAATAGAACGCTAACTACGGGCAATGAAACCGGCCATTCAAGATCTCATTCAAAAATACCTGCAAGGACAAGCTACTGCTGAAGAACAAGTTTTAGTAGAACAATATTACAATTCGTTTTCGAACCAGAGGAATTATACGGAAACCTTATCCCCACGCGACAAAAAGCTTTTAGAAGAAAAAATTTTAACCCGAATTCTAACAAAAGTTCAATCTGCTCCGGAAACGCAGCCAGCAACTCTCGTTAAACCCATTAAGGTATCTTTAAATAATTACTTAAAAGTAGCGGCCATATTTGTAGGTTTAGTAGCACTGGCTATTTCTTATAAATACTTTCTTGCTTCCGATAAAGTGGTACTCACGACTCATTTCGGGGAAGTAGCCACCTTTACCCTGCCCGATAGTTCTAGAGTTACTTTAAATGGCAATTCTGTGTTGGAATACACTACCTGGAACAAAATTCAAGACCGCGAAGTAACGCTGCAAGGAGAAGCTTTCTTTTCGGTGAAGCACACCCAAAATCACCAGAAGTTTTTGGTGCATGTACCAGGCAAAATGGAGGTGGAAGTACTGGGCACCGAATTTAATGTACTGGGACGGCAGCATAACTCCCGGGTAGTATTAAGCTCCGGTAAAGTACAATTACACCTCCCTGCCTCCAACACCTCCGCTCAAACCGTTGTTATGCAGCCCGGCGAAATGGTTGAGTTAAAGCCACAAACCGCTCACGTTATTAAAACAAAAGTAAATCCCGAAAAATATACTTCGTGGAGCGGCCGGATGCTGGTTTTAGAACAAACTTCATTGCGCGATCTGATTCAGGATTTAGAAGATACTTATGGCTTACAAGTAACCGTGAACGATACTAGTTTGCTCAGTCATACTTTCTCGGGCCGCTTACCTTCCCAGGATGTAGAGGTGCTGCTACTAGGTTTAAGCAAGGCTTTTGATTTAAAAATAACCAAAACAAACAACCAAGTAACCATTATCAAATAAAATTTTAAAAAACACGAGGGCCGCAAGGCCCGAAAGGCTTTACTTACTCATATAACCGTTGTAAATCTTTAATCTAAATTTTAATTATGAAAGTTAAAATTCCCTACAAAAGCATGGTTTGCCTCACGGCACTCCTCAGCTTTCAGGTAAATGGGCAACACTTACTATCTTCCCAGCTTACCGCTCAAAACAAACAAACAAAAAATGCTGTACCGCTGGAAAAAAAGAGCAGTCTGATAGAAGCACTGCGTTTTCTGGAGAAGAAATACGATGTTGCCTTCTTCTACAAAGATGAGTTTGTGCAGGACAAATCGGTTTCATTTACCGAAGCGGCACAAACCGATGTAGAGGTTACTTTATTCTGCATGTTACTTAATAACCAAGAATCAGGTGGAAACACTTAATTTCTACACATGCCAGCCTTGTTAAAAAAGTATTATTTTCTGATAAATTTAGATTAGGTTACAATCTTTCGCGATTAAGTAATAAATTTAAGTCTTGTTTATTTTCAGTCATTTTTAATTTCTAATTCACCTTTTATGACCATGACTATTTCAGTGAAGGGCATCCGGCAAAAAGCAGCATTATTATGTGCGGGCTTACTGGCGCCACTTTACATGCAGGCGCAAACAGCTGCTACCAGCCAGCCCGCTACCATTCCGCTTACCGACTTATCTGCTTTTAAAAATCCGGGTAAAACCTGGCAGTTAGCAGGCGATGTTTCGGCGGATTTAGGTAAAGACAATAGCCTGTCTCTTTCTAAAGGAACAGGCGTATTAGTAAATCTTCCCGACAAAAAGAACCATGGCGAAGATTTGTACACTACCGCCGAGCACGGCGACGCCCAAGTGGAATTTGATTACATGATCGCCAAAGGCTCCAATTCTGGCGTTTACTTACAAGGCCGTTACGAGTTACAATTGCTCGATAGCTGGAATGTAAAAACCCCTAAAGCGAGCGATAATGGCGGCATCTACGAACGCTGGGACGACAGCAAGCCCGAAGGCCAGAAAGGTTACGAAGGTTACCCGCCCCGCCAGAATGCCAGCCGGGCACCCGGTTTATGGCAGCACCTGAAAGTAATGTTTCAGGCTCCCAAATTTGACGGCAGCGGCAAAAAAATGGCGAACGCCCGCATGCTGCGCGTAGAATTAAACGGCGTAGTAATCCACGAAGAATTAGAACTGCTGGGGCCCACCCGGGGCGCCATGGCCAACGACGAAAAGGCTACCGGCCCCTTGCGCTTCCAGGGCGATCACGGAGCGATTGCTTTCCGGAACATTTCTATTTCCAACCTTCCGGCCACGCCAATGCAGGCAAATTCCAGAAGAAACGATAACCCCGTAGATCCCATTCTGGTGGAAGCCCCTACCAATACCATTTTACGCAGCTTTATGGATATTCCGGGCCAGCCGCGCACCCGGGTGGTACACGCCGTTTCGGTGGGTAGCCCGCAAAAAGTACATTATACCTACGATTTAGATAAAGGAGCCGTTATACAAGTATGGCGCGGTAACTTTTTAGATGCTACTCCCATGTGGCACGACCGCGGCGACGGTTCTTCGCGCCCGGCTGGCGCGGTGCAACGGTTTGGCTTACCTAAGTTTGCCCTGGCCAAGTTAGGCTCCGCCCAAGCTGCCTGGATTGCCGACAGTGCCGGTACCAGCTTCCGCCCGAAAGGCTATACGCTCGACGAAAATGACCAACCCACCTTCACCTACCGCATATACGGAGCCACTGTTTCTGATGCCATTCGGGTAATGGATAATGGGCAGGGTATTCACCGCGAAATTACCGTACAAAATCCGGCCGGTGGCGAATTATACGCCCGTTTAGCCGAAGGTACTACCATTGAAGAAGACAAATCGAATGGTGCCTATTTAGTAGATGGCAAAGCGTATTACCTGCGTTTAGATGATGCGAAAGGAACCAAGCCGGTAGTACGCGACGCAGATGGCCGCAAAGAACTAGTGGTACCGGTAAAAGGGAAAGTTGGCTATTCTATCTTATTCTAGATTTTTAAATTTTTGCATGCATGAAGTATTCTAGTAAATATATCCGAAACAAATTTTTGCGCCGCACGGCTCTGCCGCTGTTGCTGGGCGCTTTTTCTTTAGCCAGTGTTTCGCCGGCCCAGGCGCAGAACGCGCCCAAAGAAGAAGATTTTTATAAAATAGTAAAAGTATCTGCTCCCGAAGGCACTATTCTGGAAGTAGGTGGTTTAGCCATGTTACCGAACGGTGACCTGGGTATTTCTACCCGTCGGGGCGATGTTTTTATCGTGGAAAATCCTACTGGTCCCCGTCCTTATTTCCGGAAGTTTGCCTCCGGGTTGCACGAAGTACTAGGTTTGGCTTACAAAGACGGAGCGCTGTATTGCGCGCAACGCGGCGAGCTTACTAAACTGGTAGATACCAACAAAGATGGCAAAGCCGATGTATTCGAAACGGTATACGCCTGGCCCCTTTCGGGTCATTACCATGAGTATTCCTTCGGACCGAAAATTGCGCCGGATGGTTCGTTTTTCGTAACGGGTAACGTGGCCTTCGGCGATGAGCAATGGTGGCGCGGCGAAAGCCGGGTGCCGTGGCGCGGCTGGACTTTAAAAATCAGCCCCGATGGTAAAGTAGAGCCTTGGGCTACCGGTATGCGTTCACCGGCGGGTTTGGGTATGATCGACGGAGAATTGTTTTATTCGGATAACCAAGGTGAATACGTAGGTTCAGGTGGTATCTGGCACGTAAAAAAAGGTATTTTCGCGGGGCACCCGGCCGGATTAAAATGGACCGGTTTACCCGGTTCACCGGTTAAATATACTACCGAGCAGTTTAATGCCAAGTTAGATCCGCGCGATAAACGCGATGCGAACGACCGGGCCATTAAACCCGAAAACGTAGTCGACGAAAAGTTTGTCACCAAAGCCGATATAAAAAAGGACTTCCCCCAGTTGCAATTACAATCAGTAATATTACCGCACACCATTTTGGGTATTTCTAACTCCGAAATGGTAAAAATTCCGGAAGGCGCTTTTGGTCCGTTTGCGGGTCAAATCTTAATCGGCGACCAGGGACAAAGCAAAATCTCCCGGGTTATGATGGAAAAAGTAAAAGGCGAATTCCAGGGTGCGGCTATTGAGTTCCGGAACGATTTTCAATCGGGCGTTATGCGCTTAGCCTGGGGACCGGATAATTCTTTGTTCGTAGGCGAAACCAACCGGGGTTGGGGATCGGCCGGCGAAGAAAACCAAGGCTTGCAGCGCTTGGTGTATAACAACCAGGTTCCTTTCGAAATGCTGAATGTACGCGCCATGCCCGATGGTTTTGAGATTGAATTTACCAAACCCGTGGATCGCAGCTCCGCCGAAGATTTAGCTTCTTACGCCGTAGAAAGCTTTACCTATAAATACCACCCGGTTTACGGTAGCCCCCCGGTAAACATCGAAAACCCGAAAGTAAAAGGTGTTAAAGTATCGGAAGATGGCATGAAAGCCCGCATTATTGTGGATGGTTTACGCGAAGCTTACGTGCACAACATTTCCTTAGAAGGTGTACGGGATAAAGAAAAATCGATGCCGCTGTTGCACACCAACGCGTTTTACACTTTGAACAACATTCCGGATGGTGCGAAGTTACCGTTGGCGCAGGCCAGCACGAAAAACTCCGGTAAATCGGTCGCCATGAAAACGGTGCCCACCGAAATTATGGAAGACCGCTTTAATTTTAAATTACAATCGGCGGTAGTAGAAAGCGGTTTGAAAAACAATAACAAAACCGCGGCGAAAGGTGGCGCTAAAGGCAGCGCCAAAGGTACCGGCATTGTGGCCAAAGGCAGCGTACCATCTCAGCAACCGGTACTTTCTTTTGACCAGATTAAACCTATTCTGGCGAAAAACAACTGTTTAGCTTGCCACAACGCCGAAAAACGCCAGGTTGGTCCGGCTTACAAAGATGTAGCGAAACGTAAATACACCAACGAGCAAATAGTGCAATTGATTTACAACCCGCAGCCTAAAAACTGGCCCGAGTACGCGACCGAAATGCCGCCCATGCCGCAGGTCCCCCGGGCTGATGCTTTAAAAATTGCCGCCTGGATTAATTCCCTCGACGGTAGCAATAATCAATCAGCTTCTAAGGCTACGATTAAAAATTCCGATAATCCTAATAATTAATGTTTAGTCCATAGTCGATAGATTACAGTCCACAGCTATCCTGGTAGTGTAGGTCTGTTTGTTCTAAGCTCTATGAAATATTAGTAAGTATAATTTCAGAAAGCATGAAGAGAAGCAAAATCTTTTCATGCTTTCTTTTTTAAAATTTAAAATTCTTTTGGTTTAGCAGCAAATTAAAACTGGCGCAAGTCTTAGCGAAGCGTGACTTGTGCCCAAATTACAAAAGAAAGTCTCCAGACTTCCGGATGTGAAAGAATGCAAGTCTGATAACTGTTTTTTTATATTAGGCACTAGTAGATCTATTTTAAATTGACACCCAACTTTTAGAAAAAACGTAATAACCCCAACTATTTCTTCCCAAGATCACCTCACCATGAAAAAGCTATTTGCCGTTCTATTTTTTTTAAATTTTTTCTCTTTTGCGCAAGCGCAGGAAGGCACTAAAACGCACCCTAATACCAAACAGGCGGGCTGGCGCAACTTATTTCAGCCGGATTTAACCAATGCCATTAAACCCGATAATGTCTGGACTTTTGAAAACGGCGTTTTAACGGCTTCCGAAGACAACAGCATTTGGTCAAACAAAGAATACAATGATTTTATTCTGGACCTGGAATTTAAAACCGCCAATGGTACCAACAGCGGCGTAGTAGTACACGCCAGCGACATTAAAGATTGGATTCCGAACAGTGTGGAAATTCAGATTGCCGATGATTACAGCGAAGAATGGTCGAAGGCGCCGAAAACCTGGCAGTGCGGCGCTATCTTTGGCCGTTTAGCTCCCAAGAAAAGTAACGTTAAAAAGCCCGGCGAATGGAATCACTACACGGTTACCTGCAAAGGCAAAAAAATCTATGTAATTCTGAATGGCGAACTGGTAAACGAAATAGACATGAATCAATGGACCGATCCGAAAAAGAATCCCGATGGTTCCGACATTCCGGCCTGGCTGAACAAGCCATTGGCTACTTTACCGCTGAAAGGCTACGTGGGTTTACAAGGCAAACATGCCGGGGCGCCTATTTACTTCCGGAACGTAAAAATCAAAGAGCTATAATCCGCCAACAAGCTATAATCCGCCAACATTGTTAATAATTTTAAATAAAAATGCCTAAGACCACCTTAGGCATTTTTATTTTTGCGCATCTTTAAAAAAATTGTTTGTTCTTTATGGTTCAAGTATCCTGCCTTCAGCTGATTTGTAAAAAGTTTTGGCTATTCCTGATTTTTTCGATTATTTTTTTAAAAATCGAGGCGGTTGCTCAAACCCAGGACACCGTGGTGGTTCAGAAAGTATTTGTTCCTACTACTTCCATCGGGTTTAAAGCCGGCTACAATCTTGCGCAAACCGGCTTTAAACCTACTATCAAGCAAGAATTTACCAGATCAATCACCGCGGGTTTCATTTTAAATCATTTTGCGCAACCTTACGCCGGCATTCAGGTGGAATTAAACTACATCCAAGCCGGCTGGACATTTTCTGACGTGGACCATTCCCAAGATATCAGCTACTTGGAAGTACCCGTATTTACGCATATTCAAATCGGCAAAAAAAACGGGGCTTTTTTGCTAAATCTGGGTCCGTACATTGCTTTTCTACTTACTAAACGCGACTCTCTTTCTATTCCCGAAACTCCGAACACGGACCTAATTACTACGGCACCTAACCGGTTGCACTACGGGCTTGCTTTTGGCTTGGGATATTTACAAAAAACCGCTATTGGCAACTTTCAGTTAGAGGCTCGTTATAACTTCGGGCTCGGCAATTTATTAAGCGCTACTACTTCGCCTAGTCAGGCCATAACGGCTACTGTAGGCTACCTGCTGGAACGCAGAAAAAAATAACTTCTTATGGGTATATTGTTGATTCCCAGAAATCTTACAGATTTTAAAAAATCATTATTCCAGTAGCTACGAATCGGCCCGGAAGATTGGTGAAGTAAGCAAAAAAACCTTATTTTTGATAATTGTAAATTCTACAATAATCAACTAATATTAGTTTGCCACTAATCGTCTTACATGTTTACGAAAAAAACTACTTTTAAAATTTGGTTAAGCTTTTGCTGCTTATTAAGTGCCGGCAGCGTGTTTTATTCCTGTAAAACTACGAATGGGGTAGAGCCTAATAATGCTGCTAAGCCGCAAACTCCCCGCATCTTGGTTTTTTCAAAAACCAAAGGCTTTTACCACAACTCCATTCCGGAGGGCACCGCCGCTATCCAAAAAATGGGGCGTGATAACAACATTCGGGTAGATACGACTAAAAACGCCGCTTATTTTACGGAAGATAGTTTAAAAAACTACCGGGCTGTTATTTTCATGAGCACTACCCAGGATGTTCTCAACAACGAGCAACAGGTTGCTTTTGAACGCTACATTCAGGCGGGCGGTGGTTATGCGGGCGTACACGCCGCGGCTGATACGGAATATGAATGGCCCTGGTACGGCAAATTAGTAGGCGGTTGGTTTTTAAGTCATCCGGGTAATCCCAATGTTCGGGCCGGAGCCATTGACGTGGTAGATGCCACTAGTCCCATGATGGCGGGCATACCGGCGCGCTGGGAACGAACCGACGAATGGTACGATTACAAATCAGTAAGCTCCAACATCAAAGTTTTAGCAAAACTCGACGAAAGCACTTACGGCAACGTGGGCAAAATGGGCCGTAATCACCTGATTGCCTGGTACCAGGAGTTCGATGGCGGTCGCTCGTTTTACACCGGTGGGGGCCACACCAAAGAATCGTTCAGTGAGCCTTTATTTGTAAATCATTTGTGGGCCGGCATTCAATACGCCATAGGCGACGGCAAACCGCTGGATTACAGCAAATCGTACAGCATTGTAACACCCGAAGAAAACCGCTTTACCCGCAGCATCTTGGCCAACGACCTGAACGAACCCATGGAGCTAACCGTAACCCCCGATGGTCGCGTGTATTACGTGGAACGGACCGGTAAATTCTCGGTGTACGATCCCAAAACGAAAAAAAACACGGTGGTCCGCGAGTTCCCGGTGTTTACCGATGAAGGGAATGGTTTACTGGGCATTACCTTTGATCCGGATTTCGCCCAAAACCATTGGTTGTATTTCTTCCATACGCCCGTTCCGAAAGATAAAACCAAGTTAAAACAACACGTATCGCGGTTTACCTTAACCGATCAAGGATTAGATTTAGCCTCTGAGAAAGTATTACTGGAAATTCCGATTGACTTAGAATCGAGTGCGCATACCGGGGGTTCTTTAACTTTCGACCGCAAAAAAGATTTATTTATTTCGGTAGGCGATAACACCGTACCGTTTAAATCGGATGGCTTTGCTCCTATCGACGAAATCCTGGGCCGGCATACTTTTGATGCCCAGCGTTCGGCAGGTAACCCGAACGATTTACGCGGAAAGATTTTACGCATTCACCCCTTAGCCGACGGTACGTACACCATTCCGGAAGGAAACTTATTCCCGAAAGGCACGCCGGGCACTCGCCCCGAAATTTACACCATGGGCTGCCGCAACCCGTACCGCATTTCCGTAGACCCCGCTACGTCTATCGTGTATTGGGGCGAAATTGGTCCGGATTCCGGCAAAGATAGCTTGGCGGTATTTGGTCCGCGGGGTTACGATGAATTTAACCAGGCTAAAAAAGCGGGT
Proteins encoded in this window:
- a CDS encoding RagB/SusD family nutrient uptake outer membrane protein, which gives rise to MKLKIFKKVSTALLLGAILLGPTSCKDFLEEEPPANLTPENFYDIPDHAEAALAAVYADLRLPYDGAGIFSSSWQMLEAPTGTSTTETAQNSDLNNLYSLVYDGNTQHIINWWNGMYRIIANANLLLANVPAITPMDEGQKTRVLGQARFLRAWAYFNAVRLWGDVPLITEPQTIESKDFFPTRAPQQEVYNLIIEDLKAAEAAGLPWMDASGRVSTAAVKSQLARVYLTMAGFPLNKGAEYYKLAADKAFEVITYANANPTMINLFPTYMDVHKESTENRLEHIFMIQYNTLITGTPGGGNPMENMYPNFKPVTFSGPGGTGSTIPTREFYNSYEPNDLRAKNQEGYFYTSYYTNGNGAPFDLGAPYIFKHFNTTSSGFNGVAGTRNNNLNVPLIRYAEVLLMYAEAQNEVTGNPTPEAYAAFKKIRDRAQLTTPDIGTYTQASFREAVWKERWHELAYEQITWFDMVRLRKVYNESTDKFDEFVGHLNQGRFPLQEKHLLFPIPIPEIQNSPNLVQNLGY
- a CDS encoding RNA polymerase sigma-70 factor, which produces MVASTAKQTSNPLSLKDLTDFDQIYRHYWSELFDRAYKRIQSVEKAEEIIQDLFVELWEKREQIEIRESLEAYLFGALKFRILNYLRHEKTLESHLRIIREHAVKTTNNLEEEIYINDLEAAYKNQVDNLPEKCRAVFELSRQEQLSFKEIALRLNVSVNTVEKHVGKALRVLRLHLKDFTFSLLLFWLS
- a CDS encoding FecR family protein: MKPAIQDLIQKYLQGQATAEEQVLVEQYYNSFSNQRNYTETLSPRDKKLLEEKILTRILTKVQSAPETQPATLVKPIKVSLNNYLKVAAIFVGLVALAISYKYFLASDKVVLTTHFGEVATFTLPDSSRVTLNGNSVLEYTTWNKIQDREVTLQGEAFFSVKHTQNHQKFLVHVPGKMEVEVLGTEFNVLGRQHNSRVVLSSGKVQLHLPASNTSAQTVVMQPGEMVELKPQTAHVIKTKVNPEKYTSWSGRMLVLEQTSLRDLIQDLEDTYGLQVTVNDTSLLSHTFSGRLPSQDVEVLLLGLSKAFDLKITKTNNQVTIIK
- a CDS encoding 3-keto-disaccharide hydrolase; the encoded protein is MTMTISVKGIRQKAALLCAGLLAPLYMQAQTAATSQPATIPLTDLSAFKNPGKTWQLAGDVSADLGKDNSLSLSKGTGVLVNLPDKKNHGEDLYTTAEHGDAQVEFDYMIAKGSNSGVYLQGRYELQLLDSWNVKTPKASDNGGIYERWDDSKPEGQKGYEGYPPRQNASRAPGLWQHLKVMFQAPKFDGSGKKMANARMLRVELNGVVIHEELELLGPTRGAMANDEKATGPLRFQGDHGAIAFRNISISNLPATPMQANSRRNDNPVDPILVEAPTNTILRSFMDIPGQPRTRVVHAVSVGSPQKVHYTYDLDKGAVIQVWRGNFLDATPMWHDRGDGSSRPAGAVQRFGLPKFALAKLGSAQAAWIADSAGTSFRPKGYTLDENDQPTFTYRIYGATVSDAIRVMDNGQGIHREITVQNPAGGELYARLAEGTTIEEDKSNGAYLVDGKAYYLRLDDAKGTKPVVRDADGRKELVVPVKGKVGYSILF
- a CDS encoding c-type cytochrome; amino-acid sequence: MKYSSKYIRNKFLRRTALPLLLGAFSLASVSPAQAQNAPKEEDFYKIVKVSAPEGTILEVGGLAMLPNGDLGISTRRGDVFIVENPTGPRPYFRKFASGLHEVLGLAYKDGALYCAQRGELTKLVDTNKDGKADVFETVYAWPLSGHYHEYSFGPKIAPDGSFFVTGNVAFGDEQWWRGESRVPWRGWTLKISPDGKVEPWATGMRSPAGLGMIDGELFYSDNQGEYVGSGGIWHVKKGIFAGHPAGLKWTGLPGSPVKYTTEQFNAKLDPRDKRDANDRAIKPENVVDEKFVTKADIKKDFPQLQLQSVILPHTILGISNSEMVKIPEGAFGPFAGQILIGDQGQSKISRVMMEKVKGEFQGAAIEFRNDFQSGVMRLAWGPDNSLFVGETNRGWGSAGEENQGLQRLVYNNQVPFEMLNVRAMPDGFEIEFTKPVDRSSAEDLASYAVESFTYKYHPVYGSPPVNIENPKVKGVKVSEDGMKARIIVDGLREAYVHNISLEGVRDKEKSMPLLHTNAFYTLNNIPDGAKLPLAQASTKNSGKSVAMKTVPTEIMEDRFNFKLQSAVVESGLKNNNKTAAKGGAKGSAKGTGIVAKGSVPSQQPVLSFDQIKPILAKNNCLACHNAEKRQVGPAYKDVAKRKYTNEQIVQLIYNPQPKNWPEYATEMPPMPQVPRADALKIAAWINSLDGSNNQSASKATIKNSDNPNN
- a CDS encoding 3-keto-disaccharide hydrolase: MKKLFAVLFFLNFFSFAQAQEGTKTHPNTKQAGWRNLFQPDLTNAIKPDNVWTFENGVLTASEDNSIWSNKEYNDFILDLEFKTANGTNSGVVVHASDIKDWIPNSVEIQIADDYSEEWSKAPKTWQCGAIFGRLAPKKSNVKKPGEWNHYTVTCKGKKIYVILNGELVNEIDMNQWTDPKKNPDGSDIPAWLNKPLATLPLKGYVGLQGKHAGAPIYFRNVKIKEL
- a CDS encoding porin family protein, whose translation is MVQVSCLQLICKKFWLFLIFSIIFLKIEAVAQTQDTVVVQKVFVPTTSIGFKAGYNLAQTGFKPTIKQEFTRSITAGFILNHFAQPYAGIQVELNYIQAGWTFSDVDHSQDISYLEVPVFTHIQIGKKNGAFLLNLGPYIAFLLTKRDSLSIPETPNTDLITTAPNRLHYGLAFGLGYLQKTAIGNFQLEARYNFGLGNLLSATTSPSQAITATVGYLLERRKK